Proteins co-encoded in one Sulfurimonas sp. HSL1-2 genomic window:
- a CDS encoding nitroreductase family protein codes for MFLSKGWQMRSTEYGIDDLFLKRFSPKQFVKKPLGEKDLCAVLEAAMTAPSCFNEQPWRFVLGEKDDFLEILSTKNAEWAKSASMLMLLCSTQTFAYNRKPNRWHAFDSGTAMAFLIFEAFKRGIAVHPMGGFSTERAKEHFGLMGLEPHAVLALGYTEEGHTMTSRLGLDEIVIDRRDT; via the coding sequence ATGTTTCTCTCCAAAGGATGGCAGATGCGCAGCACGGAATACGGTATCGACGACCTCTTTTTGAAACGGTTCTCCCCCAAACAGTTTGTAAAAAAACCTCTGGGAGAGAAGGACCTCTGCGCCGTACTGGAAGCTGCGATGACGGCGCCTTCCTGTTTTAACGAGCAGCCGTGGCGTTTCGTGCTGGGGGAAAAAGATGATTTCCTGGAGATCCTTTCGACAAAGAACGCGGAGTGGGCCAAATCCGCCTCGATGCTGATGCTGCTCTGTTCGACCCAGACCTTTGCGTACAACCGGAAACCGAACCGCTGGCATGCTTTCGACAGCGGTACGGCCATGGCATTTCTGATCTTTGAAGCGTTCAAACGCGGTATCGCGGTGCACCCGATGGGTGGGTTCAGTACGGAGCGGGCCAAAGAACATTTCGGGCTCATGGGGCTTGAACCTCATGCCGTCCTCGCCCTGGGCTATACGGAAGAAGGCCACACAATGACGTCGCGTCTGGGACTTGACGAGATCGTTATTGACCGGCGGGATACCTGA
- a CDS encoding DNA-processing protein DprA → MSELLLEKVPALEAMRKYPDELHYCGNTALLSRVKLSIVGSRRADGYSRFMTSELSAKLSRAGVCIVSGGAMGIDATAHAAAGASNTIAVLGSGIDIRYPATNRALLDAIGHDGLLLSPFADGFQATPWSFVVRNEIVVALGDALIVTQADENSGSMRSVEHALRMGKKIYVLPHRIGESEGTNRLLKEGKAEAIYDIDAFVSRYGEAARCVGDAFLDYCRTAPSYEDAVRDYPQEVFRYELEGKIAVVAGKISVLV, encoded by the coding sequence ATGAGTGAGCTCCTTCTAGAGAAAGTCCCCGCCCTCGAGGCAATGCGCAAGTATCCCGACGAGCTCCATTATTGCGGCAACACGGCACTGCTGTCGCGCGTCAAGCTCTCCATTGTCGGTTCCCGCCGCGCCGACGGCTACTCCCGCTTTATGACCTCGGAACTGTCGGCCAAACTCTCCAGAGCGGGCGTCTGTATCGTCAGCGGTGGTGCCATGGGCATCGATGCGACTGCCCATGCGGCCGCCGGTGCCTCCAATACGATCGCCGTGCTCGGAAGCGGAATCGACATCCGCTACCCGGCGACCAACCGGGCGCTGCTCGATGCGATTGGCCATGACGGTCTGCTGTTGAGCCCCTTTGCAGACGGTTTCCAGGCGACACCGTGGAGTTTTGTCGTCCGCAACGAGATCGTCGTGGCGCTCGGCGACGCGCTGATCGTGACCCAGGCCGATGAAAACAGCGGCAGTATGCGCAGCGTGGAACATGCCTTGCGTATGGGAAAGAAGATTTACGTATTGCCGCACCGCATCGGTGAAAGCGAAGGAACGAACCGGCTCCTCAAAGAGGGGAAAGCCGAAGCGATTTACGATATCGACGCCTTTGTCAGCCGCTACGGCGAAGCCGCCCGCTGCGTCGGCGATGCTTTCCTGGACTACTGCCGTACCGCCCCGAGCTACGAAGATGCCGTCCGGGATTATCCGCAGGAGGTATTCCGTTACGAACTCGAAGGGAAGATCGCGGTGGTCGCGGGAAAAATCAGCGTCCTCGTCTAA
- a CDS encoding divergent polysaccharide deacetylase family protein, with the protein MAQQRKKSAPRKGTTGRAKTRRKKSAFLNAVLKGLIFLLIAFILAAGGYFFGYQKGKQEHRGALLTERQHTAELQKALKKAKARTASHEYEKAPPKPVVRAEKVEPDAGAKPMMAIIFDDVSFAHDVRNIKALKLPVTMSFLPPSKRHPDSAALAAKQSYYMVHLPMEAVSFSAEEPLTLHVGDDEAVIEERIRQIKNLFPKVAFVNNHTGSKFTADRDAMEKLLYALDREGITFVDSRTTGKTAVPALMKTLHRPYISRDVFLDHDPDVESVKKQVRRAVKIAKKYGSVVVIGHPHKQTLQGLAESKDVLESVKLVRIDTLAAYENHE; encoded by the coding sequence ATGGCGCAGCAGCGGAAAAAAAGTGCACCCAGGAAAGGCACAACGGGCAGGGCAAAGACGAGGCGGAAGAAAAGCGCTTTTCTCAATGCGGTGCTCAAGGGGCTCATTTTCCTGCTTATTGCATTTATTCTGGCGGCAGGGGGCTATTTTTTCGGTTACCAGAAAGGGAAGCAGGAGCATCGCGGTGCGCTGTTGACAGAGCGCCAACACACTGCCGAACTGCAAAAGGCGCTTAAAAAGGCGAAAGCGAGAACGGCCAGCCATGAGTATGAAAAAGCACCGCCGAAACCGGTGGTACGGGCCGAAAAAGTCGAGCCGGACGCGGGGGCGAAACCGATGATGGCCATCATTTTCGATGATGTCTCTTTTGCCCATGATGTCCGCAACATCAAAGCGCTCAAGCTGCCGGTGACGATGTCTTTCCTTCCCCCGTCAAAACGCCACCCCGATTCGGCTGCGCTGGCGGCCAAGCAATCCTACTACATGGTCCACCTCCCCATGGAGGCGGTCTCTTTTTCGGCCGAAGAGCCTTTGACACTGCATGTCGGGGATGACGAGGCGGTGATCGAGGAGCGTATCCGCCAGATCAAGAACCTTTTCCCGAAAGTCGCTTTTGTCAACAACCATACGGGCAGCAAATTCACCGCGGACCGTGATGCGATGGAGAAGTTGCTTTATGCCCTCGACCGGGAGGGGATCACTTTTGTCGACAGCCGTACCACCGGCAAGACGGCGGTACCGGCCCTGATGAAAACACTGCACCGTCCCTACATAAGCCGCGATGTTTTTCTGGATCACGATCCGGATGTCGAGTCGGTGAAAAAACAGGTGCGCCGTGCGGTGAAGATCGCCAAGAAGTACGGATCGGTCGTGGTCATCGGCCACCCGCACAAGCAGACGCTCCAGGGCCTTGCCGAATCGAAGGATGTGCTGGAGTCGGTCAAACTGGTGCGTATCGACACGCTCGCAGCGTATGAAAACCATGAGTGA